One Tolypothrix bouteillei VB521301 DNA window includes the following coding sequences:
- a CDS encoding eIF2A-related protein, protein MAEQYPLINFIATNERSLTNLRRAIVFSQGQFSLVLACCNYEALREQMLQRLSEISSEAYQIEKLVVPPNTISLYTKLHLQPTPEHSLVLMVLGLESVSALDDLLTTINHVRDEFRKRHHFPMVFWVNDKVLQKIVRLAPDFASWAATPIRFELTTEELLAFLQQKTDSLFAEILNTNATQHAESLVSCGNKTLGLVSKYSSYEFLCAVKDLQNRGIKLNPELNASLEFVFGLDDYVSDRIDLALEHFQQSLQFWQKQIRGEGGDKEENSTLSSMSPYLLRQGVVLFYIGLCYFRFAERHYSENPLPWQEAKSYFQQCLDIFEVVGRDDIVAQCIAQLSEVLQILHDWEELQKVATKSLELHRIYGTQIQLACDYSFLAEVALEQSNWEKATQLAQASLSCLAKARQDCDRYPSLFPVLLKQISQLVLAQALLHLGEKKKALKRLKTANRQLETALESSDHRYDAHRYIRLLRKMRSLYFDSGRYLEAFCIRQKRRSVEQQYGLRAFIGAGRLQPQQPKTKPTLDLRAASTSIALEIDASGRKRDIDSLIGRISRPDQKLTVIHGQSGVGKSSTVAAGLVPALQNTAIGDQIAVPVVLRIYTQWVRELGKSLTEAQLQIQQSASAALAEPNILESEHYILEQLQRNAKNHFITVLIFDQFEEFFFSCPEHNSLQHFDKFICHCLNISFVKIIFSIREDYLHRLLEFRHLAKQEQINDNILDKNIRYQLKNFAQEDAKNFILKLTERSHFYLEPALIDAVVQDLSTELGEVRPIELQVVGAQLQDERISTLTDYQQFKSGKLIERYIKQLIKECGPENERAALLVLYLLTDENKKRPYKTYGELASQLAELEHQEKLELVLEILVRSGLVVLFPDQPERRYQLIHDYLVDLIRYLQQAELNLQTQLQKLRNQVQQRETEIYQLKSQLKKKQQQFQQVNSQPQQGRDLLTELKELRKRETQSQIEIEQLNVELQQQKLQAELANSNRSLTIALAGSVILIVAFAASFISAFQWRQALISEIRAISATSEVLLSSGRDTDALKEGLKAGRKQQNAIFPDADTRLQVLGTLYQLVFSGGERASQRLQGHSFGVNSVNFSPDGKVLASASADNNIILWNTNGKKYKTLPIHSDVVNNVSFSHDGRTVASASQDKTVKLWNSNTEQVTTLVGHKGVVNSVSFTPDDEIIASGSSDNTIKLWYRDGKLFKTLLGHKAAVLSVAWSPNGQTLASASTDKTINLWNRNGKLLKTIPGHTDAVRSVAWSGDGRAIASASLDKSVKLWSREGKLLRTLTGHNDKVTSVSFSPDGQIVASASTNKTIKFWSRDRGILLATLKGHGDWVNSVSFSPDGKMFASGSRDTTVKLWKLQDVLKSKFGDHSGDVNSVSFSPQGDLIASASLDKTVRIWNSEGKLLHILKGHKDGVWGVSFSPKGDRLVSASTDATLKLWKRDGQLLETLSGHQGRVLSVSWSSQNIIASGSKDKTIKLWSQNGKLLKTLLGHKGVVNWVSFSPNGELLASASDDKTVKLWTADGKFLKTLSGHRDAVFSVAWSPDGSKIASASDDNTVKLWTGDGKFLKTLWGHRGAVTGVSFSRDGEVLASVSDDNTVKLWNRDGVLQISLKEKDKLTSVSLSSHKNLMTFGSASGSVFLRNLEDITLENLLLRGCDLLKDSSSQLINSDRKLCPN, encoded by the coding sequence ATGGCTGAACAGTACCCTCTCATAAATTTCATTGCGACTAACGAGCGTTCCTTAACAAATTTAAGGCGAGCTATTGTTTTCTCTCAAGGTCAATTCTCGCTAGTTTTGGCTTGCTGTAACTATGAAGCTTTGCGAGAGCAAATGCTGCAAAGACTGTCAGAAATTTCTTCGGAAGCATACCAGATTGAGAAGCTAGTGGTTCCGCCCAACACCATCAGCCTTTATACTAAACTTCACTTACAACCTACTCCCGAGCACTCATTAGTCTTGATGGTTTTAGGTTTGGAGTCAGTATCTGCACTTGATGACCTCCTAACTACCATCAATCACGTGCGGGATGAGTTCCGCAAACGCCACCATTTTCCTATGGTTTTTTGGGTAAATGACAAGGTACTGCAAAAAATAGTACGCTTGGCTCCAGATTTTGCAAGTTGGGCTGCTACTCCTATTAGATTTGAACTGACAACTGAAGAGTTGCTCGCATTTCTACAACAAAAAACCGATTCTCTGTTTGCAGAAATTTTAAACACCAACGCTACACAGCACGCAGAATCTTTAGTGAGTTGTGGTAATAAGACTTTGGGTTTGGTTTCTAAATATAGCAGTTATGAATTCCTCTGTGCTGTTAAAGATCTGCAAAATCGCGGTATTAAGCTAAACCCTGAATTGAACGCCAGTTTGGAATTTGTTTTTGGTTTGGATGATTATGTGAGCGATCGCATAGATTTGGCTTTGGAACATTTTCAGCAAAGCTTGCAGTTTTGGCAAAAGCAAATCAGGGGAGAGGGGGGAGACAAGGAAGAAAATTCTACCTTGTCCTCCATGTCCCCCTATCTTCTTCGCCAGGGAGTCGTTCTGTTTTATATTGGGCTGTGTTATTTCCGTTTTGCCGAACGTCACTATTCAGAAAACCCTTTGCCATGGCAAGAAGCTAAATCTTATTTCCAGCAATGCCTTGATATTTTTGAAGTGGTTGGGCGTGACGATATCGTGGCTCAATGTATTGCTCAACTCAGTGAGGTGTTGCAAATTTTGCACGATTGGGAGGAGTTACAAAAAGTTGCTACAAAATCTCTAGAGTTACACAGAATCTACGGGACTCAAATTCAACTCGCTTGTGACTATAGTTTTTTGGCTGAGGTCGCTCTAGAGCAGTCAAATTGGGAAAAAGCAACTCAGCTTGCACAAGCATCCTTGTCTTGCTTGGCAAAAGCAAGACAAGATTGCGATCGCTACCCAAGTTTGTTTCCCGTGCTGTTAAAGCAAATATCTCAATTAGTATTAGCTCAAGCACTCTTGCATTTGGGTGAGAAAAAAAAGGCTCTCAAACGTTTGAAAACGGCGAATCGCCAATTAGAAACTGCTTTAGAAAGCAGCGACCATCGATACGATGCTCATCGTTATATTCGCCTTCTGCGGAAAATGCGATCGCTCTACTTTGACTCGGGTCGGTATTTAGAAGCCTTTTGCATCCGTCAAAAACGGCGTTCTGTCGAGCAGCAGTATGGTTTGCGTGCTTTTATTGGCGCAGGTCGCCTGCAACCCCAACAACCAAAGACAAAACCTACTTTGGATTTGCGTGCAGCAAGCACCAGTATTGCTTTGGAAATTGATGCTTCCGGGCGCAAGCGCGATATTGATAGCTTAATTGGCAGAATTAGCCGTCCCGACCAAAAACTGACGGTGATTCACGGTCAATCTGGCGTGGGTAAAAGTTCTACCGTGGCTGCGGGACTGGTTCCTGCACTGCAAAACACAGCGATTGGCGACCAGATTGCTGTACCTGTTGTATTGCGAATTTACACTCAATGGGTTCGGGAATTAGGAAAATCTTTAACAGAGGCGCAACTTCAAATTCAACAGAGTGCAAGTGCTGCTTTAGCCGAGCCGAACATACTTGAATCTGAACATTATATTCTGGAACAGTTACAAAGAAATGCTAAGAATCATTTCATTACCGTCTTAATTTTTGACCAGTTTGAAGAGTTTTTCTTTAGCTGTCCCGAACACAATAGCTTGCAACATTTTGATAAATTTATTTGCCATTGCCTCAATATATCTTTTGTCAAAATAATATTTTCTATACGAGAAGATTATTTACATCGTTTATTAGAATTTAGGCATCTGGCTAAACAGGAGCAGATTAACGATAATATTTTAGACAAAAATATCCGCTATCAGTTAAAAAACTTTGCCCAAGAGGATGCTAAAAATTTTATCTTAAAGTTAACAGAGCGATCGCATTTTTATTTAGAGCCTGCTTTAATTGATGCCGTCGTACAAGATTTATCGACAGAATTAGGAGAAGTTCGTCCAATAGAGTTACAAGTTGTGGGAGCACAACTGCAAGATGAGAGGATTTCAACGCTGACAGACTACCAGCAATTTAAATCTGGCAAACTCATTGAGCGATATATCAAACAACTCATCAAAGAATGCGGTCCCGAAAATGAAAGAGCAGCATTACTGGTTTTATATTTATTAACAGATGAAAACAAAAAGCGCCCTTACAAAACTTATGGTGAATTAGCATCCCAATTAGCAGAATTAGAACATCAAGAAAAATTAGAATTAGTCTTAGAAATTTTAGTGCGTTCTGGATTAGTCGTGCTCTTTCCCGACCAACCCGAACGCCGCTATCAATTAATTCATGATTATTTAGTAGATTTGATTCGTTACCTGCAACAAGCAGAATTGAACTTACAAACCCAACTACAAAAGTTACGCAACCAAGTACAGCAAAGGGAAACAGAAATTTACCAGTTAAAAAGCCAACTAAAGAAAAAACAGCAGCAATTTCAACAGGTCAACAGCCAACCCCAACAAGGTCGGGATTTACTGACAGAATTAAAAGAATTACGCAAACGAGAAACACAAAGTCAGATTGAAATTGAACAACTCAATGTAGAATTGCAACAGCAAAAGTTACAAGCAGAACTGGCAAATAGCAATCGTTCGCTAACAATAGCGCTTGCTGGTTCAGTCATTCTTATAGTGGCGTTTGCAGCCTCTTTTATTTCAGCTTTTCAATGGAGACAAGCGCTCATTAGCGAAATTCGAGCTATTAGTGCAACGAGTGAAGTACTCCTCAGCTCGGGAAGAGATACGGATGCTTTGAAAGAAGGTTTAAAAGCAGGTAGAAAACAGCAAAATGCTATATTTCCAGATGCAGATACGCGCTTGCAGGTATTGGGGACGCTTTATCAACTGGTTTTTTCTGGAGGTGAAAGAGCAAGCCAACGCTTACAAGGGCATAGTTTCGGCGTGAATAGCGTCAATTTTAGCCCCGATGGTAAGGTCTTAGCCTCAGCAAGTGCTGATAATAATATTATACTTTGGAATACCAATGGTAAAAAGTATAAAACTTTACCCATACACTCTGATGTTGTTAACAACGTGAGTTTTAGCCATGATGGTAGAACTGTAGCTTCAGCCAGTCAGGACAAAACTGTAAAACTTTGGAATTCAAACACCGAGCAGGTAACAACCTTAGTAGGGCATAAAGGAGTTGTCAATAGTGTCAGTTTCACTCCTGATGATGAAATCATTGCCTCCGGTAGTAGCGATAACACTATCAAACTTTGGTATCGAGATGGTAAGCTTTTTAAGACTCTGTTAGGTCATAAGGCTGCTGTCTTAAGTGTCGCTTGGTCGCCTAATGGTCAAACCCTTGCTTCAGCCAGTACGGATAAAACAATAAACCTTTGGAATCGAAACGGAAAATTGTTAAAAACTATACCTGGCCATACTGATGCGGTGAGGAGTGTCGCTTGGTCTGGAGACGGAAGGGCGATCGCTTCAGCAAGTTTGGACAAAAGTGTCAAACTTTGGAGTCGCGAGGGTAAATTGCTAAGAACTTTAACCGGGCATAATGATAAGGTCACAAGTGTTAGCTTCAGCCCGGATGGTCAGATCGTCGCTTCAGCAAGTACCAACAAGACAATCAAGTTTTGGAGTCGCGATCGCGGAATTCTATTAGCAACCTTAAAGGGTCATGGAGATTGGGTCAATAGTGTCAGTTTCAGCCCTGATGGAAAGATGTTCGCTTCTGGAAGTCGGGACACAACGGTCAAACTTTGGAAATTGCAGGATGTGTTAAAGTCCAAGTTTGGAGATCATTCTGGGGACGTGAATAGTGTCAGTTTTTCACCTCAAGGTGATTTGATTGCTTCTGCTAGTCTTGATAAAACAGTTAGAATCTGGAATTCAGAAGGAAAACTACTTCATATTTTGAAGGGTCATAAGGATGGAGTTTGGGGCGTCAGTTTTAGCCCAAAAGGGGATAGGCTTGTCTCAGCTAGCACGGATGCTACGCTCAAGTTGTGGAAACGCGACGGTCAGCTGCTCGAAACACTGTCAGGACATCAAGGTAGGGTTTTAAGCGTGTCTTGGAGTTCTCAAAATATTATCGCTTCAGGCAGTAAGGATAAAACTATCAAATTGTGGAGTCAGAACGGTAAGCTGTTAAAAACTTTGTTGGGACACAAAGGTGTTGTTAATTGGGTGAGTTTCAGTCCGAACGGGGAGTTATTAGCATCAGCTAGCGATGATAAAACAGTGAAGCTTTGGACTGCTGATGGTAAGTTCCTGAAAACTTTGTCGGGGCACAGAGATGCAGTTTTTAGTGTAGCTTGGTCTCCTGATGGCAGTAAAATTGCTTCGGCTAGCGATGACAACACGGTAAAGCTTTGGACTGGTGATGGTAAGTTCCTGAAAACTTTGTGGGGACACAGAGGTGCAGTCACTGGAGTCAGTTTTAGCCGAGATGGGGAAGTACTGGCGTCAGTAAGCGATGACAATACGGTAAAGCTTTGGAACCGCGATGGTGTCTTACAAATCAGTCTTAAGGAAAAGGATAAGCTCACCAGCGTTAGTTTAAGTTCTCACAAGAACTTGATGACTTTTGGTAGTGCCAGTGGTTCTGTGTTTCTACGCAATTTAGAAGACATAACACTGGAAAATTTACTACTTCGGGGGTGCGATTTGCTCAAGGATTCTTCGTCGCAACTGATAAATAGCGATCGCAAGCTGTGCCCTAATTGA
- a CDS encoding AAA family ATPase, whose amino-acid sequence MTFRDEFKLLLRARYPLIYIPTYEEERLEASIREEAANQGNRPVYTWDFVDGYQGNPNDAGFGRRNPLQALEFVEKVPASAPAVFILRDYHRFLDDVAISRKLRNLARLLKSQPKNIVLLSPRIAIPDDLTEVLTVLEFPLPSGSEIRGEIERLLGATGNSLSTKVMDDLVRSCQGLSMERIRRVLARAIATHGELLPEDVDLVLEEKRQTIRQTQILDFYPATEQISDIGGLDNLKDWLLRRGGSFTDKARQYGLPHPRGLLLIGIQGTGKSLTAKAIAHHWHLPLLRLDVGRLFGGLVGESESRTRQMIQVAEALAPCILWIDEIDKAFSGLGSKGDAGTTSRVFGTFITWLAEKTSPVFVVATANDIQALPPEMLRKGRFDEIFFVGLPTQEERKAIFTVHLTRLRPHNIKNYDLERLAYETPDFSGAEIEQTLIEAMHIGFSQNRDFTTDDILEAASQIIPLARTATEQIQKLQEWAAAGRARLASKHSSLSNRIQRQLQ is encoded by the coding sequence ATGACTTTTCGTGATGAGTTTAAATTGCTGCTCCGCGCCCGCTACCCTTTGATCTACATTCCCACCTATGAAGAGGAACGCTTGGAAGCCTCTATCCGGGAAGAAGCAGCAAATCAGGGTAATCGTCCAGTTTATACTTGGGATTTTGTGGATGGTTACCAAGGTAATCCAAATGATGCAGGTTTTGGTCGTCGCAATCCCTTGCAGGCTTTGGAATTTGTGGAAAAAGTCCCTGCGTCTGCACCTGCTGTGTTTATTCTTCGCGATTACCATCGATTTTTAGATGATGTGGCGATTTCTCGCAAACTTCGCAACCTCGCCCGACTTCTGAAGTCGCAACCAAAAAATATCGTCTTGCTGTCTCCCAGAATTGCCATTCCTGATGACCTAACGGAAGTTTTAACTGTTTTGGAGTTCCCTTTACCTTCAGGATCGGAAATTAGAGGGGAAATAGAACGCTTGTTGGGAGCAACTGGGAACTCCCTTTCTACTAAGGTGATGGATGACTTAGTGCGCTCTTGCCAAGGGCTATCTATGGAAAGGATTCGCCGAGTTTTGGCAAGGGCGATCGCAACTCATGGCGAACTCTTACCAGAAGATGTAGACTTGGTTCTAGAAGAAAAGCGTCAGACCATTCGTCAAACTCAAATTCTCGACTTTTACCCAGCGACAGAACAAATTTCCGATATTGGCGGACTCGATAACCTCAAAGATTGGCTGCTTCGACGTGGTGGTTCGTTTACAGACAAAGCACGACAATACGGTTTACCGCACCCGAGAGGTTTGCTACTTATAGGGATTCAGGGAACGGGGAAATCTCTGACTGCAAAAGCGATCGCACATCACTGGCATTTACCTTTATTACGTTTAGACGTAGGAAGATTATTTGGTGGTTTGGTGGGTGAATCTGAATCTCGGACCCGACAAATGATACAAGTTGCAGAAGCCCTTGCACCTTGCATTTTATGGATAGACGAGATAGATAAAGCATTCTCCGGGCTTGGTAGTAAAGGAGACGCAGGAACCACAAGCCGTGTATTTGGGACATTTATTACCTGGTTAGCTGAGAAAACTTCACCCGTGTTTGTCGTTGCTACAGCTAACGATATCCAAGCACTACCACCAGAAATGCTGAGAAAAGGGCGCTTTGATGAAATTTTCTTTGTTGGGTTACCGACCCAAGAAGAGAGAAAAGCAATCTTTACCGTGCATTTAACTCGGTTGCGTCCCCATAATATAAAAAATTACGATCTTGAAAGACTTGCTTATGAAACTCCTGATTTTTCTGGAGCGGAAATTGAGCAAACTTTGATTGAAGCCATGCATATTGGATTCAGCCAAAACCGGGATTTCACAACAGATGATATTTTAGAAGCCGCCAGTCAAATCATCCCTCTGGCAAGAACTGCTACCGAGCAAATTCAGAAACTGCAAGAGTGGGCGGCTGCAGGTAGAGCTAGGTTGGCTTCCAAACACAGTTCTCTCAGCAATCGCATTCAACGACAACTGCAGTAA
- a CDS encoding transglycosylase SLT domain-containing protein has product MLKQRQKKKYIPLIAGAGLCAFLAGAMVSAPQFSKSFGHWLRFTNNSTEQLSKVSTANSAVLPLVSQSPHERSTKLAALAKGRDLQDRNRARYLLASDLIEKKQAKPALELLTGLEDDYPRLAPYVLLKQAQAQDILGEEGKASDLRQKVVKKYSKEPAAVKALYLIATPDYQAQAIEQFPSNPLTWEIIRQQLQENPLQPQLQLILAKHAYDQSGILPILDQLANDPTLKPEEWEIVGTAYWENSEFSKATEAYTKASRTPRNLYRIARGYQVSGKRPEAIAAYQQLVKAFPDAEETGNGLLRLAEMAQVRKDAIPYLDKVVSKFPEKAGEALAEKAKILQAQDPKGANQALQLLITKFGNTEEAAEYRWTIAQEKAKAKDFNGAWQWAGPIPTNNPNSILAPRAGFWVGKWATKIGKTQEAKKAYEYVINRFPYSYYAWRAAAVLGLNVGNFNNVRSLDPKVVPYQRTVPTAGSETFKELYLLGQDRDAWLQWQTEFVNKMQPTVAEQYTEGLMRLAKGEYLIGIDKISRLEDREKPQEKAEYEDLSKQITYWQARYPLPYLKEIEKWSAKNEINPVLVTALMRQESRFEAKARSVAGATGLMQVMPDTAKWIAPQIKVDSKKINLENPNDNIMLGTWYLDHTHEQYKDNSMLAIASYNAGPGNVSKWLQALPKQDPDEFVEAIPFDETKNYVRQVFGNYWNYLRLYNPEMSQLVAKYSSEHAQLSAR; this is encoded by the coding sequence ATGCTGAAGCAACGACAAAAGAAAAAATATATACCTCTCATTGCAGGTGCTGGATTGTGTGCCTTCCTAGCAGGTGCAATGGTGTCCGCGCCTCAGTTTAGTAAATCCTTTGGGCATTGGCTGCGGTTTACTAACAATTCAACTGAGCAGCTTTCAAAAGTGAGCACAGCTAACTCCGCCGTGCTTCCACTGGTGTCACAGTCCCCACATGAACGCAGTACAAAACTAGCGGCTCTGGCAAAGGGGCGGGACTTGCAAGACCGAAATCGCGCCCGTTATCTTTTGGCTAGCGATTTGATTGAAAAGAAGCAAGCCAAACCAGCGCTAGAGTTACTAACAGGGCTAGAGGACGATTATCCACGTCTAGCACCCTATGTTTTGCTCAAACAAGCACAAGCACAGGATATTCTTGGGGAAGAAGGCAAAGCCTCAGATTTGCGGCAAAAGGTGGTGAAAAAATATTCTAAAGAACCTGCTGCTGTTAAAGCCCTATACTTGATAGCAACTCCAGACTATCAAGCGCAAGCCATTGAGCAATTTCCCTCAAATCCTTTAACTTGGGAAATTATCCGCCAGCAGTTGCAAGAAAATCCACTTCAGCCACAATTGCAGCTGATTTTGGCAAAACACGCCTACGACCAATCAGGTATCCTTCCCATATTAGACCAGCTGGCAAATGACCCCACCCTCAAGCCTGAAGAATGGGAAATCGTAGGTACAGCGTACTGGGAAAATAGTGAATTTTCCAAAGCCACAGAAGCTTATACCAAAGCTTCTCGGACACCCCGCAATCTCTACCGTATAGCACGGGGATATCAGGTGAGTGGAAAACGTCCGGAAGCAATTGCGGCTTATCAACAACTTGTGAAAGCATTCCCTGATGCTGAAGAAACGGGAAATGGCTTACTGCGTCTGGCAGAAATGGCACAAGTCCGTAAGGATGCTATACCGTATCTTGACAAAGTTGTCAGCAAATTCCCTGAAAAAGCAGGTGAAGCACTCGCGGAAAAAGCCAAAATTCTACAGGCTCAAGATCCAAAGGGAGCCAATCAAGCATTGCAGTTGCTAATTACCAAATTTGGTAACACTGAAGAAGCAGCAGAATATCGTTGGACAATTGCCCAAGAAAAAGCCAAAGCCAAAGACTTTAATGGTGCTTGGCAGTGGGCAGGTCCAATACCTACTAATAACCCTAACAGCATTCTGGCTCCCAGGGCTGGTTTTTGGGTAGGGAAATGGGCAACAAAAATAGGGAAAACCCAGGAAGCGAAAAAAGCTTATGAGTATGTTATTAACCGCTTCCCTTACTCTTACTATGCATGGCGTGCGGCTGCAGTTCTAGGTCTTAATGTTGGCAACTTTAATAATGTACGGAGTCTCGACCCGAAAGTTGTCCCCTATCAGCGTACTGTACCAACTGCAGGTTCGGAAACTTTTAAGGAATTGTATTTACTCGGTCAAGATCGCGATGCTTGGTTGCAGTGGCAAACAGAATTTGTTAATAAAATGCAGCCAACAGTGGCAGAACAATACACTGAAGGTTTGATGCGGTTGGCAAAAGGCGAATATTTAATCGGTATTGACAAGATTTCCAGGCTGGAAGACAGGGAAAAACCACAAGAAAAAGCTGAATATGAGGATCTCAGCAAGCAAATCACTTACTGGCAAGCTCGTTACCCATTACCATATCTGAAGGAAATTGAAAAGTGGTCGGCAAAGAACGAGATCAATCCCGTGCTGGTCACTGCTTTAATGCGTCAAGAATCTCGATTTGAGGCAAAAGCCCGTTCGGTAGCTGGTGCTACTGGTTTAATGCAGGTGATGCCAGACACAGCTAAATGGATTGCTCCACAAATTAAAGTCGATAGCAAAAAAATTAACTTGGAAAATCCCAATGACAATATTATGTTGGGAACTTGGTATTTAGATCATACCCACGAGCAATATAAAGATAATTCCATGCTCGCGATCGCCAGTTACAATGCTGGTCCGGGTAACGTTTCTAAGTGGCTGCAAGCTCTTCCAAAACAAGATCCAGATGAGTTTGTCGAAGCAATTCCCTTTGATGAAACAAAAAATTATGTACGTCAGGTATTTGGTAACTACTGGAATTATCTGCGGCTTTACAACCCTGAAATGTCCCAGTTAGTTGCAAAATATTCATCAGAGCATGCTCAGCTATCAGCACGGTAA
- a CDS encoding FAD-dependent hydroxylase: protein MAQAQLSPTLSLPQTSTHKRGYDYDLVIVGGGIVGLTLASALKDSGLSVLLIEAKVESAAVAKGQAYAVHMLSALIYQGIGVWDKILPKIEIYRQVRLSDADHPTVVEWQTSDIGTKDLGYVAEHQALLHPLQEFVKDCHNVTYLCPAEVVKIHYQPEMVMVDIKVAGEMRTVRSKLVVAADGSRSPIRQAAGITTKGWKYWQSCIVAFVKPEKSHNNTAYEKFWYSGPFAILPLPGNRCRIVWTAPHEEAKALCALDDKQFLAELQTRFGNHMGRLELLGDRFIFQVQLMQSDRYVLHRLALVGDAAHNCHPVGGQGLNLGIRDVAALAQVLQEAHEKGEDIGNIKTLKRYERWRKPENLTILGFTDLLDRVFSNNILPVAIVRRIGLRVMRQVPFLKIFALKLMIGLKGKTPKLALR, encoded by the coding sequence ATGGCGCAAGCACAGCTTTCTCCAACCCTTTCTCTCCCCCAAACCTCGACACATAAGCGGGGGTACGACTACGATTTGGTTATTGTTGGCGGCGGAATTGTTGGCTTAACCCTAGCCTCTGCGCTGAAAGATTCTGGGTTGAGCGTGCTGCTGATTGAGGCAAAAGTGGAATCAGCAGCTGTCGCCAAAGGACAAGCCTATGCCGTACATATGCTTTCGGCGCTGATATATCAAGGAATTGGTGTTTGGGACAAAATATTGCCCAAGATCGAAATTTATCGCCAAGTTCGCCTTTCCGATGCGGATCATCCTACCGTTGTAGAATGGCAAACATCAGATATCGGTACAAAAGATTTGGGTTACGTGGCAGAACATCAAGCACTGTTACACCCTTTACAAGAATTTGTGAAAGATTGCCACAATGTTACGTATCTGTGCCCTGCAGAAGTTGTGAAGATCCACTACCAACCAGAGATGGTGATGGTAGATATCAAAGTGGCTGGTGAAATGCGGACAGTCCGCAGCAAATTGGTAGTCGCTGCGGATGGTTCCCGTTCTCCCATTCGTCAAGCTGCTGGTATTACAACTAAAGGTTGGAAGTATTGGCAATCTTGTATCGTGGCTTTTGTTAAGCCAGAAAAATCTCACAACAACACAGCTTATGAAAAATTCTGGTACAGCGGTCCCTTTGCAATATTACCACTGCCAGGAAACCGTTGCCGGATTGTATGGACTGCTCCTCACGAAGAAGCAAAAGCTTTGTGTGCTTTGGATGACAAACAGTTTTTAGCAGAATTACAAACACGATTTGGCAATCACATGGGTCGGTTGGAATTACTCGGCGATCGCTTTATTTTCCAAGTTCAACTCATGCAAAGCGATCGCTATGTCCTCCATCGATTAGCTTTAGTGGGGGATGCAGCACACAATTGCCATCCTGTAGGCGGACAGGGATTAAATTTAGGGATTCGAGATGTAGCTGCTTTGGCGCAAGTCCTGCAAGAAGCCCATGAGAAAGGTGAAGATATTGGCAATATCAAAACTCTCAAAAGATACGAACGCTGGCGCAAACCAGAAAACTTAACCATCTTAGGTTTTACCGATTTGTTAGATAGAGTTTTTTCTAATAACATTTTGCCAGTCGCTATCGTTCGTCGCATTGGTTTGCGAGTCATGCGACAAGTTCCTTTCCTGAAAATCTTTGCTCTAAAGTTGATGATTGGCTTGAAGGGGAAAACTCCCAAACTTGCTTTGCGATGA
- a CDS encoding SH3 domain-containing protein: MIGNIFKFILGISLALAILVGGGVATALYFMNRTSTPPPKPIFANDLPTVKGKNPKAVVSKSTAKKSNSQPETKAETSADSTPDPTESPKAKEEAPKKLPPGAYRARVTWPQGLSLRAEAQTEAERIGGVGFNSRVIVLQENGGWQRIRIVGSDQEGWVKTGNTQKVNEQEDSEQAEQTPEQ; this comes from the coding sequence ATGATTGGTAACATATTTAAATTTATACTTGGGATTTCCTTAGCGCTTGCCATTCTTGTAGGAGGTGGTGTTGCTACAGCTCTATATTTTATGAATAGAACTTCCACTCCACCTCCAAAACCCATCTTTGCCAACGATTTACCCACAGTGAAAGGGAAAAATCCAAAAGCTGTAGTTTCTAAAAGCACGGCAAAAAAATCAAATTCTCAACCAGAGACAAAAGCTGAAACTTCTGCTGACTCAACTCCAGATCCTACGGAATCACCTAAGGCTAAAGAAGAAGCACCAAAAAAACTACCACCAGGAGCTTACCGAGCACGCGTGACTTGGCCACAAGGTTTAAGTTTACGAGCAGAAGCGCAAACAGAAGCCGAACGTATTGGTGGAGTTGGCTTTAATTCTCGAGTGATCGTTCTGCAAGAAAATGGAGGCTGGCAAAGGATACGGATCGTAGGTAGCGACCAAGAAGGTTGGGTCAAAACTGGTAATACACAAAAAGTGAACGAACAGGAAGATTCCGAACAAGCAGAACAAACACCAGAGCAGTAA